TAGTTCATCCTTCATTTGCTAATTATTCATTCCAtaataattgtatttttaagatcgattgtatttttTATTATACCTTTAAACTATAGTTTTATTATCGACTGCATCATTCAAATTATTtttgtatatttttgcaaaacaTTTTTATTATGTTGTTTTTTATGTAAAGAGTAATTTGTTAATGGCAGTTGGAATATTTTTGTATTGTTTTTTTGTTGTTGTGAGAAATCGGTTTACATTTTGAGATCGATTATTTGTTTATATAGACTTGCAGCATAGTAGCAAGCGTAATCTTTAGTATCTTTACTGTGTTTTAAAAACAGATcatatgtagacatattttagttgtcAGATACTCTCAAAATTTCTAAATTTAAGTCTTTTTATATATTTTGATACGAACTACATACatatgtatatagacatattttataGTGTAGATTAACTCATGTTGCTTCATATGTAGTCCTTAGTGGAATTGgtagacttatatttagaaatggaGTGAGTAGATTTTTTTAGGGTGTACTAATATGAAATGGAGTGATTactgctattgtttgtttgcttCCGTACACGTACACCCAACAGTACCAAGGGCGCCTTACATTTTGACGTTAGATTGTTTCCTCACAGTTTGTACAGTACGTTGCTCTGAAAAACAAAGTTTCCATAGTACGTAAGTGGTCTCATGGGTCTCACCAGCATTACTCTTCACTTATCCATTCTGTAGTCTTCTAGACTTCTCCGGCCGTTCTTTCTTCACACAAGTGAGAATGTTTTTGGCCGATCCCCTTTCTTCTTTCCTTCTTTTCTTCTCAGTGAAAATTTGCTACTGCTGGATAGTTCCCATCTACATTCCTCCTATCCTGAAGCCACCCCCGCATCTGGTGCTTCCACAGGGCGCCCATCGACGGCGGCTAGTTttcctcctcatacacctcctgtAGGTTGGTAAATGGGGATCTGGTGCGCCAGTTAGGAGGCGAGATGGTTGATCTGCACGGTGCCGTTGATGTTGTGGTCTGTGCAATTGATTCGGTGATGGATTTCATCTCCCGCAGGTCTGCAATTTTCTTGGATCCAGCTTTAGTATGAGGATGGTAGTGTTTAAAATAATGTGTTTGTTATTTTTGTTGATATTACCTCACTATTGATTTCTTCACTTGTGAAATCACCATCTGTATCATTTCCTTCCTCTTGTACCTGTAAGATATAATGTGGAAATTTAACAATgtattatgtaatgcatatataaGATGAAATGGATCAGACGCCGAGACACAAACTAATTTACGTCAGGGTCAGCATTTTCTCTGAACCACGAAAAATGCAACCACTGTGACGTGGGGCAGAACGACTGGTGGAGATGGCTCTCTCCTCGCTCCCGCTCCCGTACCCCTCCTCCGCCTCGCCATCGCTGCCGGCCACTCCTCGGCCGCTCGGTGCTCTCCTCGCGGGCGTTGCTGATCCTCTCCCCTGCCCTCGATACGTCCTTCTCGCTCAGGACTCCCTGCGTCTTTTCCTTGGTCTCGGCGATGCGGACAAGCTCCAGCTCCCCGAGCCTGGCTTCGCTTCCGGCTCCGGCTCGTCGGAGCACCTGCTCTGCCTTTCTGTCTCCTCGACCAAGCTATGGTTCGACGAACTGCTGGCCAGCGCTCTTCTGCAATCCTTCATTGGCGGATTCGCTGATTCCTTCAATGTCCGTCTTCTACACTCTCAAACCTTCCTCTTCTCTGTCTCGCATGCGACTTTGGTTACTGCTATTCTTGGCCTTCGTCCCATCCATCGGAGACTGTTCTCGCTCTCCTTCAGCCCGTTCTTGCCACCCGAGCCCTCTCCCTCGGCTCTGGCTGTCTCCTCTTGCAAACCCTTGACGGATGTCCTCCTGCTGCACCACGCCACGGCCACAAAATTCGAAAATGCTGCCTGGGCCAGGCTCAAGTCTTTCGTCACAGTTCCTTCTGCGCCGGCCCCGCCGGCTTGCCGCTTGCGGGTTACTTTCCTCCAGTTCCCCTTTGCGGTTTCGCAGCAACTGTGCAACCTCATCCTCGCTTGCCTGTTCGGCGGAGTCCCTTCGCAGTTCCACGCTGCTGAGGAAGCGGAAGACGAGTTTTCCTTCTCGGTGGCAAATCGGGGTGTCGCCGACCTCGTCATCTCCTTTGGTGCGCTCCGGCGACCTGGGATGGACGTTCATTTCTCCATCCCTGCGTTGCCTTTCAGCAGGAGCGCTCCGGCGGCGGCCTCTTCCAAGCCTGAGAGGCGCACTCTTCCTCAGCCTGGATCTTTGACAAGCTTGCCTCAATCACCAGTTAAGGTTAGTCCATTACGGCATGGGTTTAAGTTTTGTTCCTTCATCCTGCGCAAATTCAAAGTTGATCTAGTTCCACTACCTACCACCACTCCTGATCCCAAAACACACACCTTGCTTTGGATAAGCTTCTTTTCAGCAGTAGCAAAACCGAGTGCGTTTTTGGTTAAACTTGCCCTCGACCACTTTTTCGCTGGGCGTTCTAGCTTTATTGTTATGCATTACCAGGAGTGTTTCTTCCTTACTCTAGTGTCGTCGGATGAGGTCAGAAACGAGCTCGTCAAAAAGTCTCCGGTTTCTTGTCCTGGCATTACCCTAGCCCTCAGCCGCTCCCTCCAGGCGGCAAAAGCATATGCGAATTCAAATTCTGAACCGCTGCGTCCCCCGGACTTGGCTGCCAAGGAAACAACCGAAACCACTACTACTCCCTCGATTCTGGGGACGCCACACTCTGTCCTTCCCCTTCCTCCCGTCACTAGCCTAGTCCAATTGTTTTCTTGCCCGGCGCAGACAGCCAAGGCATGCACGCGTGCTGACGCGCGCGGCGCTGCCTTGCCCGGTCCAATCCCGTTCCCGCCTCCCAATGCCCCCCGCCTCCCGCTTCGCTCGCGTCCCCCTCCGTACCCGGCATGCAAGCATGCGACGTAcctccccgtcctcctcctctgccaGAATTAATGGCAAACCTAACTACCTCCCCCTCCTGCGTAGACCCAGCCTGTGAGCTCACCCTCTCTACGACCCCGGTCCATAAGCGAAACGACGTGAACCGCGGCCCTGCTCTCTGCCCTCCCTATGCAAGCCCTACCCCAAACCCACTCGAGAGCTCGCCGCTCACCTCTTCGCCCTCATCCACGCTCCCCGAGCCAAGTCCCATCGCCGCGGCGCCAGTACCTGCTCCCTCCTACCGCGACGTGATGCTCTCTCCCCAAAAAATGCAGCGGCGCCCCGCTCCCAGCCCCCGCTCGCCCGCCGCGCTCTCCGCTCCCCCGCCTCTTTATCAGCGACCTCACCTCACCACTCCCCCCCGCATCCGTTCTAGACCTTTGTGTTTTGGTTGCCTTGCTCCAGACCACCTTGTCCAAGCTTGCCGTGATCCCATCCGCTGCTCTCGCTGTGGTGGTTCTGGCCATCGTAGCTACCAGTGCACCTCCAACCTCCCCCTAGCCCTCCAACGCCTTCGTCTCCTCCACCGAAACCCTCCCATGGCTGACGACAACCCCAACGTCCTCGTCATCGGCTCCCACCGCCTCACCCTGCTGCACCCCCTCACCACCTCGCCGTGTTCGCCTCGCTCTGCCTCGTCGGACGACGACTCCGCTCCCCTGTCCCAGCGTGGATCCCCGCGCCCCAGCCACGTCTCTGCCGCTGGCAGGGACGACacggtgccggacgcggcctccGGCATCCGCGGGCCAGTCCGCCCGCCCTAATCTGCTTCGTCCTCGGCCTCCTCTCCTGGCCGCGCGCACTCTACGTATCCGGACATCTTcgtcccctccggcctcctccacGACGTTGGGCACTTCTGCTTCGCCCACCTAGACCACGTCATGGCGGAGCCGTACGACCTCATCCACCACGCCGTCGAGTTCTACGCCGGCGTTACATCCTTTTACTTCGCGGCTACGACGGGGTGTGCGGCCCTTCTCGTCTTCGACTCCAACGAGGACCGTGAGCTGACCATGACTCACTTCCCCGCCAAGTTCGCCGGCGTCACCATCACTCTCCTCTGTCCGGAGGAGACCGACAACCGGGCCACCACGCGCTACGACCACTTGGTGGAGATCGAGGCCAAGAACTTCCCGCTCGAGCTGTGGCACCCCCAAGGCGCCAACTTCGTGTTCGGCCACTTTGGGGTGCTCTGCTGCGTCGACAGCCGCTGCCTCAACGCCGGCGACTTCACGGCGATGCGCGCCTTTCTCCGCGTTGAGAGTGACCATGTCACCCCGGATGGGTGCATCCTTCGCCTTCCGCCAGCCCAAATCGTCGACGTCAAGCTCCGTGTTGTCAAGACTTGGGCCGTCTTTGAGGACCTCACCATCTCCCTCGACCACGACGTGGACGGCAACGGCAGTGAAGCTCACGTCCACGGTGCCTGGCGGTGGAACTGCAGCCATGTTGGGCCTTGCTCTGGCCCACACGCTGCAGTTTCCATGCAGCCACCAACAACAACTGCTGGGCCGTCCTCGCCTCCTCAAGCTCAAGCCACGCAAGCCCCTCGCAACTTTCTCCAACCTCTCGTCGGCGGTCCTCTGTTGCCACCGGCTGCGGCCCCTGCTGATGCGCTCGTGCTGTCCGACGACAGTGAAGGCATTGAGGGCGCCGCCCAGGACCCTGACCTCTCCGGCACCCTCACGCCATCAGTCGATGTCTCCAACTCCTCCGCGCTCGATTTAGATGGTGGAGACCTCGCTTCTCTCGGGTAATTATCCGGACTCCCAGCTTTCCATCTCTCTTTCTCTCGACCTGCCCCTAAGTTTTGCTGCTCCCTCCTGTTCAGTCAAGGATTCTACCTCGCTTGGGTCTGAAGCGCATGAGGCCACGATGCGTCGTAAACTGGCTGCTAACAAGAGGGCCACCGACGCCGCCAAGCTTCGCCGCAGCCGTCGCCTTGCTGACAAAGGGGATGGTCAGTTCGTGGACATGACCACGAAGGCCATGCGTGTCAAGGGCTCGTCGCTTCGACCTGCAGCACGCCTCCCACGACCTCGTCGAAGCCCTGGATACCTCTGGGCTCACCAGCGCTCCTGAGGACCCGGTGCTAGACTCCGATGCCCTTGCTCTCATTGCCAAGCTCTGTGGCGCTGAACCGGTGGAGGTTCAGGAGGTGTCCTCGCCGGCGCCGTGATCCACGACCTCCTGCCTTGGACGACGGCACCTCGCCATGGCCGCTCTGTCCTTACTTGTTATGGCTGTATCTGCCCATCTGGCAATGGTTTAATTCCTAGTTTCCCGTTCCTTAGCTTAAGCCCGTGGTCGCCGTGCTGTTCCGGCGAGTTGGTCTTCGACCCTTTTGTAACGTGTTTTGTAACGCGTGTGTGCTCCCAGGACTATCTGCCTTGTCCCTCTAGTGATCTTGCCTTTGCTTCTAGGTGCCTTCTTCATCGCTATGGTTAATCACAAATTCAGTTTCTGCTGTTCGAATGTTCGTGGCCTTGGGCAAACCCAAAAATGTTCAGATATTCTCTCTGAACTCCTGGCCATTAATCCACATGCTTGCTTTTTGCAAGAGACCAAGCTAGACTCCATCTCTACTCTAAAGCAGCGTTCCTTCCTCCCTAAGCACCTGAATCTAACCCACCCTCGACCGGCCCTTGGGTCTGCAGGTGGTATGCTTTCGGCCTTCTCCTTGGCTCACTTTTCTCTTATTGCTATGGACTCCGGACTCTACACCCAAACAACCCTCGTCTCCTGCCTAGCCTCCCCTCACCGCTTGCCATTACCAATGTTTATGCTCCTACCGACCATGCGCTCAAGCAGGAATTCCTGTCGGAGCTCGCTACCTTCGCCCCCTCTCCTCCCACACCTTGGC
The Aegilops tauschii subsp. strangulata cultivar AL8/78 chromosome 3, Aet v6.0, whole genome shotgun sequence genome window above contains:
- the LOC123497605 gene encoding uncharacterized protein, whose protein sequence is MALSSLPLPYPSSASPSLPATPRPLGALLAGVADPLPCPRYVLLAQDSLRLFLGLGDADKLQLPEPGFASGSGSSEHLLCLSVSSTKLWFDELLASALLQSFIGGFADSFNVRLLHSQTFLFSVSHATLVTAILGLRPIHRRLFSLSFSPFLPPEPSPSALAVSSCKPLTDVLLLHHATATKFENAAWARLKSFVTVPSAPAPPACRLRVTFLQFPFAVSQQLCNLILACLFGGVPSQFHAAEEAEDEFSFSVANRGVADLVISFGALRRPGMDVHFSIPALPFSRSAPAAASSKPERRTLPQPGSLTSLPQSPVKTTLSKLAVIPSAALAVVVLAIVATSAPPTSP